One Chryseobacterium indoltheticum DNA segment encodes these proteins:
- a CDS encoding T9SS type B sorting domain-containing protein, translating into MKKTLLFILFCISQSFYSQADCSTALAVCGNSSITYSPTGIGLVNESLGGCLITGEHNSIWYKLTIATSGTLTFDLVPTNSDADYDWAIYGPNAVCGSLGSPIRCNAATVIGVGASTGLDMTSTIISAAGGSTTPYCQYMDVVAGQTYYLYIDNWVGAGGSTTAPFSLTWGGTATLASPFTNPALQPNPFVPPGIPAANPNDPREILICTSPALFDFSTLTAGILNGNPNFTISYHTSQNDALSGTSPITAPLVVNTTTTYYYSIHYQDPANPNNALNSCRQIGAFKFKLGNITANDVTIYACNNNKKGQGIFNLVGANVFTGSNVTITYYPTLANLNAGTGQIANPSQYLSAEGTVYAHVQTTDGCSDNAVITLLFYPEVVVNDATLRACTFDFNLKTASFDLTNAVVTAQSGITKKYYPSLTDATNGTNIISNFTTYISPNAVVYVKVIDGNGCYGIAKINLEVIPPVYSQTLKDKTICIEDRTTLDAGAGFDGYEWSTGATTQIISDVGVGTYWVRLKTGDCIAQQSVKVHSSEQPVITSVDISNTTVTVNVNGGTAPYQYSMDAIAWQNSNVFTNVKRGDHKIYVKDAYDCEPIEIGIVVPNLVNVITPNGDGINDIIDYSALANKQNLIFNVFDRYGNKIFQADKMNNYKWDGTAGNKKVPTGNYWYSVSWNENDKKGTLIKYSGWVLVKNRE; encoded by the coding sequence ATGAAAAAAACTTTACTATTTATCCTTTTTTGCATTTCACAAAGTTTTTATTCTCAGGCAGATTGTTCTACTGCATTAGCTGTTTGTGGAAACTCAAGCATTACCTACAGCCCTACAGGAATTGGTCTGGTCAACGAATCTTTAGGAGGCTGTCTGATAACCGGAGAGCATAACTCAATATGGTATAAATTAACGATCGCAACAAGCGGAACGCTTACTTTTGATTTGGTTCCCACCAATTCAGATGCAGATTATGACTGGGCAATTTATGGGCCTAATGCTGTCTGCGGAAGTTTAGGTTCGCCAATTCGATGCAATGCCGCAACCGTAATTGGAGTAGGCGCCTCAACAGGATTGGATATGACAAGTACGATTATAAGTGCAGCAGGCGGTTCTACGACTCCTTATTGTCAATATATGGATGTAGTTGCAGGGCAAACTTATTACTTATATATCGATAACTGGGTCGGAGCTGGTGGCAGCACCACAGCACCTTTTTCGCTGACATGGGGCGGAACAGCTACTTTAGCTTCTCCTTTTACCAATCCTGCATTACAGCCAAACCCTTTTGTTCCACCGGGAATTCCTGCGGCTAATCCAAATGATCCTCGCGAAATCCTTATTTGTACAAGCCCAGCTTTGTTTGATTTCAGTACGCTGACTGCCGGGATCTTAAATGGAAACCCAAACTTTACTATCTCTTATCATACATCACAAAATGATGCACTTTCCGGGACAAGTCCTATTACGGCACCTTTGGTTGTGAATACCACAACAACCTATTATTACAGTATTCATTATCAGGATCCTGCAAATCCTAATAATGCGCTTAATTCTTGTCGACAGATTGGTGCTTTTAAATTCAAATTAGGAAATATTACGGCTAATGATGTAACGATTTATGCGTGTAACAATAACAAAAAAGGACAAGGTATATTTAATTTGGTTGGAGCTAATGTATTTACTGGCTCGAATGTGACGATAACATATTACCCGACTTTGGCTAATCTAAATGCAGGAACAGGGCAAATTGCTAACCCAAGTCAGTATTTGTCAGCGGAAGGAACTGTTTATGCACATGTGCAAACAACAGATGGCTGTTCTGATAATGCAGTGATTACCCTGCTTTTTTATCCTGAAGTCGTTGTAAATGATGCTACATTGAGAGCTTGTACATTTGATTTTAATCTTAAAACGGCTTCTTTTGATCTTACAAATGCTGTAGTGACAGCTCAGTCAGGAATAACGAAAAAATATTATCCATCTCTTACAGATGCAACCAACGGAACTAACATTATTTCAAACTTCACAACATATATTTCTCCAAATGCAGTGGTATATGTAAAAGTTATTGACGGAAATGGTTGTTATGGTATTGCAAAAATTAATTTGGAAGTAATTCCTCCCGTGTATTCTCAAACTTTAAAAGATAAAACAATCTGTATTGAAGATAGAACGACATTAGATGCAGGTGCAGGGTTTGATGGCTATGAGTGGAGCACCGGTGCAACAACACAAATTATTTCTGATGTTGGAGTAGGAACTTATTGGGTGAGATTAAAAACCGGAGATTGTATCGCTCAGCAGAGCGTAAAAGTACATTCTTCAGAACAGCCTGTTATTACAAGTGTCGATATTTCTAATACAACAGTGACAGTCAATGTAAATGGAGGAACTGCCCCATACCAATATTCGATGGATGCCATTGCTTGGCAAAATTCTAATGTATTTACGAATGTGAAAAGAGGCGATCACAAAATCTATGTGAAAGACGCTTATGATTGCGAGCCTATAGAAATTGGAATTGTCGTTCCGAATCTTGTAAATGTTATTACGCCCAATGGCGACGGTATCAATGATATCATAGATTATTCTGCTTTGGCAAATAAACAGAATTTGATTTTTAATGTTTTTGACAGATACGGAAACAAAATTTTCCAGGCAGATAAAATGAATAATTATAAATGGGACGGAACTGCAGGTAATAAAAAAGTACCTACCGGAAATTACTGGTATTCTGTATCATGGAATGAAAATGATAAAAAAGGAACACTAATTAAATATTCAGGTTGGGTATTGGTGAAAAATAGAGAATAA
- a CDS encoding nuclear transport factor 2 family protein, producing MNCKISHFMQDLNSLNIEKLEKWFTDETVIWIPPAKEISGKSRILALFRAIFKRYEKIEWNVSEIFSLGNNKYFYQTSSSGNMAGKEAYINEICTVVQFSECGKILYLSDYFKDTKVFN from the coding sequence ATGAATTGTAAGATCAGCCATTTTATGCAGGATTTAAATTCTTTGAATATTGAGAAGCTTGAAAAGTGGTTTACTGATGAAACTGTAATTTGGATTCCACCGGCGAAAGAAATTTCCGGAAAAAGCAGGATATTAGCGTTATTCAGAGCTATTTTTAAACGATACGAAAAGATTGAATGGAATGTTTCTGAAATTTTCTCTTTAGGAAACAACAAATATTTTTATCAAACTTCTTCTTCAGGAAATATGGCAGGTAAGGAAGCTTACATTAATGAGATCTGTACTGTTGTACAGTTTTCAGAATGCGGTAAAATACTTTATCTCTCTGATTATTTTAAAGATACAAAAGTTTTTAATTAA
- a CDS encoding DUF1572 domain-containing protein yields MKDLFIKRFQYYKMLGDKSFEQLSDEQIFWQFNQESNSIAIIVKHVAGNMLSRWTNFLTEDGEKPWRNRDEEFVNTFQSKAEVLDYWEKGWKCLFEALSQINDQNLYSTIYIRNEGHSVIDAVFRQLAHYPYHIGQIVFIAKMMKNDDWKTLSIARNKSQDFNNEMKDKFTNGDIEIQNSSSVCFANSPDVRDDYKP; encoded by the coding sequence ATGAAAGATTTATTCATTAAAAGGTTTCAATATTATAAGATGCTCGGCGATAAATCATTTGAGCAACTTTCAGACGAGCAGATTTTTTGGCAGTTCAATCAAGAAAGTAATTCAATTGCAATCATTGTGAAGCATGTCGCAGGAAATATGCTGTCGAGATGGACTAATTTTTTAACGGAAGATGGTGAGAAACCGTGGCGAAACCGTGATGAAGAATTCGTAAATACTTTTCAATCCAAAGCTGAGGTTTTAGATTATTGGGAAAAAGGCTGGAAATGTCTCTTTGAAGCTTTGAGTCAGATTAATGATCAAAATTTATATTCAACAATTTATATAAGAAATGAAGGACATTCGGTGATTGATGCAGTTTTCAGACAGCTAGCTCATTATCCTTATCACATCGGTCAGATTGTTTTTATTGCTAAAATGATGAAAAATGATGATTGGAAAACACTTTCCATCGCAAGAAATAAGTCGCAGGATTTTAATAATGAAATGAAAGATAAATTTACAAATGGTGATATAGAAATTCAGAATTCTTCTTCCGTTTGTTTTGCCAATAGCCCTGATGTAAGAGACGATTATAAACCATAG